One window of Eubacterium sp. 1001713B170207_170306_E7 genomic DNA carries:
- a CDS encoding uroporphyrinogen decarboxylase family protein, with translation MNSRERVQMALHHERPDRAPINFRSTDIVAENLGKYYGKSYDELLEYYQVDFREVIPPYTGPAFEKSAEGTFYDEWGVRRRERVTGHSRDLYVDLNPLGDVEDEDDMDKVLSYKWPAPDAYDYSVVEGLCDRYEGYAICGPGIHCEGYHGVFHQLTYLFGMENAMILLMSEEEMMQEAVRRITDFWVGYYDRLLTASKGKMDFIFYKDDMGTQNSLMINRDVFMTYFAPGLKELCDMADSHNATLIYHTCGSVMPLIPDFIDAGVRVLDPIQTSAKNMDIHVLKEKFGDKLTFHGGMDTQQDLPNLRPDAICELTRETLSVLGKDGGYFFSPSHRIQQDTPLENIDAMYDVALNWNEY, from the coding sequence GTGAATTCGAGAGAACGCGTGCAGATGGCGCTGCACCATGAACGGCCGGACCGGGCGCCCATTAATTTCCGGTCAACCGATATTGTGGCAGAAAATTTAGGAAAATACTATGGAAAAAGCTATGACGAGCTGCTGGAATACTATCAGGTGGACTTTAGAGAGGTGATTCCGCCCTACACCGGGCCAGCCTTTGAAAAGTCTGCGGAGGGCACCTTTTACGACGAGTGGGGGGTGCGCCGCCGGGAGCGCGTCACCGGCCACAGCCGTGACCTGTATGTAGACCTCAACCCTCTGGGTGACGTGGAGGACGAGGACGATATGGACAAGGTGCTCAGCTATAAGTGGCCGGCGCCCGACGCCTATGACTACTCGGTGGTGGAAGGGCTGTGTGACCGGTACGAGGGCTACGCGATCTGCGGCCCGGGTATCCACTGCGAGGGCTACCATGGGGTTTTCCATCAGCTGACCTATCTTTTCGGCATGGAAAATGCCATGATCCTGCTCATGTCTGAGGAGGAAATGATGCAGGAAGCAGTGCGGCGCATTACAGACTTCTGGGTGGGCTATTATGACCGGCTGCTCACCGCGTCCAAGGGGAAAATGGACTTTATCTTTTACAAGGATGACATGGGGACTCAAAACAGCCTGATGATCAACCGGGATGTCTTTATGACCTATTTTGCGCCTGGGCTCAAGGAGCTGTGCGATATGGCGGACAGCCACAACGCAACGCTGATTTACCATACCTGCGGCTCTGTTATGCCGCTGATCCCGGATTTTATCGACGCGGGCGTCCGGGTTCTTGACCCGATCCAGACCTCGGCTAAAAACATGGACATTCATGTGCTTAAGGAAAAATTCGGGGATAAGCTCACCTTCCACGGCGGTATGGATACCCAGCAGGATCTGCCCAACCTCAGGCCGGACGCGATTTGTGAGCTCACAAGGGAAACGCTTTCTGTGCTGGGGAAGGACGGCGGCTATTTTTTCAGCCCAAGCCACCGTATCCAGCAGGATACGCCCCTTGAGAACATTGACGCCATGTACGATGTGGCATTGAACTGGAACGAATATTAA